The Mariprofundus sp. NF sequence TACCCTCTTCAGTCGCGAGCCTTTCACCCTGCGTGCCTTTACCAACACCCGGGGGGCCAAAAAGAATCAGGTTCATTACTTACCGGTTTTCAGACGGGCTTTTTTCATCAGACCTTCATACTGATGACTCATCAGATGGGACTGTATCTGACCCATGGTGTCCATGGTAACCACCACAACGATCAGCAGCGATGTGCCGCCGAAATAGAACGGCACAGAGAGCTCGGAGATCAGCCACTGCGGCAGTAGACATACCATGCTCACATAGGCTGCACCAACAACAGTAATACGCGTTAGTACTGCATCAACATACTCAGCAGTCTTCTGTCCTGGGCGAATACCCGGAATAAAACCACCGTTCTTCTTCAGGTTATCTGCGGTATCTTTAGGGTTAAAGACAATCGCTGTGTAGAAGAAGCAGAAGAAAACAATCAGACCGGTAAACAGCAGCATATAGAGCCACGCACCCGGAGATAGAATAGCAGAGATATCTGTCAGCCATTCAAAGCCAGGGGTACCCTTGGTGAACTGTGCAAATGTTGCCGGCAGCAGAATCAGGGATGAGGCAAAAATAGGAGGAATTACACCGGCAGTATTTACTTTCAGCGGCAGAAAGGATGACTTACCACCGTAGAGACGGTTACCCACCTGACGTTTAGCGTACTGAATCGGGATGCGGCGCTGGGCACGTTCAAACCATACAACCAAGCCGGTGACTAGCAGTGTCATGGCAAACAGTGCAAGCACAGTAAAAGCGGTGTACTCACCGGTACGTGCCAACTCGAGTGTGCCACCAATCGCTGAAGGAAGACCTGCAGCAATACCGGCGAAGATGATCAGTGAGATACCGTTACCGATACCCCGCTCAGTGATCTGCTCACCCAGCCACATCAGGAACATCGTACCGGTTACCAGCGTAATCACAGTCATAGCACGGAAAGCCAGGCCCGGTTCAATCACCACACCCATACCACCGACGGAGAACTGCTCCAGACCGATGGAGATACCAATGCCCTGGAAGGTTGCCAGAACCAGTGTGAAGTAACGGGTATATTCAGTGATCTTGCGACGACCGGATTCACCCTCTTTCTTCAACTGTTCAAGCTTGGGAGACACTACAGTCATCAGCTGAATGATAATCGCAGCCGAAATGTATGGCATAATACCAAGAGCAAAAATAGTCAGGCGTGAAAGCGCACCACCGGAGAACATGTCGAACATGCCCAGCAGAGACCCCTGTGCCTGACTAAAGAACTGAGCCAGAACAGCAGCATCGATACCTGGCACAGGAATATGTGCGCCGACACGATATACGATCAGCATTGCCAGGGTAAACAGGATGCGGGCTTTCAGCTCTGGAATCTTTCCGATGTTTCCAAAGCCGCCCATTGCTCCAGCTTGTGCCATAGAATTATGCCTCAGCCTTTGCCAGGTTCAGTGTACCACCAGCTGCAGTAACTTTCGCAGTTGCCTGCGCAGACGCTGCAGTGACAGAGACGGTTAGCTTCTTGGTCAGTTCACCAGTTGCCAGCAGTTTGATCGGACCCACAGCACTGCGAACCAGACCCGCATCAAAGAGTGCAGCCGCATCAACAGCAGCGCCATCATCAAATGCATTCAACTGACCCAGGTTGATCACCTGAAAATCGTTATCGATGCGAGCAGTAAAACCACGTTTAGGAACACGGCGGATCAGTGGCATCTGACCACCCTCGAAACCGCGGGCTACTTTACCACCGGAACGGGACTTCTGACCTTTGTGGCCACGACCACCAGTCTTACCATTGCCGGACGCGATGCCCTGACCTTTACGCTTACGATCCTTACGGGCACCGTCAGTTGCTTTCAGTTCATTCAGTTTCATCTCTTACTCTCCGGACTCAATACGAACGAGATGACGCACCTTGTTCACCATACCGCGAACAGAAGGGGTATCTTCCAGCTCTACAACCTGATTCATACGACGGAAACCCAAGCCTACCAGAGTTGCTCTCTGAGCTTTGGAGTAACCGATACCGCTCTTAAACTGGCGGATGCGAATAGTCTCTTTCTTAGCCATTTGAAACTCCTAATCCGATTAAGCTGACTTGCCACGACGGGTGGCAATCTGCTCAGGGCTTTCCAGTTCTTTCAAACCGTTGAAGGTAGCACGAACAGTGTTCAGTGCATTACGGGAACCGAGTGATTTAGTCAGAATATCTTTGATGCCGACAGCATCAAGAACAGCACGTACAGCAGAACCAGCGATTACGCCGGTACCTTCTGAGGCGGGCTTGAGCATAACGCGGCTCGCATCCTGAACGCCAATCACTTTGTAGTGAATGGTGCCCTCACGGCGTGGTACAAAAATAATTGATTTCTTGGCAATGTCAGTAGCCTTGCGGATCGCTTCAGGAACCTCTTTGGCTTTGGCGTGACCAAAACCGATGTGTCCATTGCCATCACCAACTACCATCAGAGCGGAGAAGCTCATGCGACGTCCACCGGATGTTGTCTTGGCAATACGGTTGATCGTAATCAGTTTCTCGTTCAGGTCCAATTCGTCTACATTGATCATCTTCTATAATCTCCTAGAACTTCAAGCCGCCGGCACGGGCGCCTTCTGCCAGTGCCTGTACGCGACCATGGTATGAGAAGCGGCCACGATCGAAAGCAACTTCACTGATACCCGCTTTAACAGCGCGTTCGGCAATTAATTTACCTACCTCTTCTGCGCCAGTTTTGTTGCCACCGGATTTCACGGCAGCATCAAGGCTGGATGCAGTTGCCAGCGTAGTACCACTAGCATCATCGATTACCTGCGCATAAATATGGCGGGCAGAACGAAAAATACTCAAACGAAGGCGGCCACCGGCCTTAACGCGAGCGCGAACCTTGCGAGCACGGCGCACAGCGCCATTGGATTCATAACGTTTAACAGACATCTCTTATCTCCTAACCTAACGCCCTTAAGCCTTCTTGCCTTCTTTCATCGCTACATGTTCACCAACGTAGCGAACACCTTTACCTTTATAAGGCTCTGGTGGACGGTAAGCGCGAATCTCTGCAGCAACCTGACCGACTTTCTGCTTGTCGATACCGGAAACAGTAATGATACTCGCTTCAACAGCCGCATCTACGCCATCAGGCAGCGCATAAATAACCGGATGTGAGAAACCCAGGGAGAGATTCAGACTCTTACCCTGTGACTGCGCACGATAACCAACACCGCGCAGCTCAAGTTTCTTCTCAAAACCTTTAGTCACACCAGTGATGTTGTTTGCAATCAGCATGCGAGCCAGGCCGAAGAAAGACTTGGTCTTCTTGGTCTCAAGATCAGCACAGCTGATGGTGAGTGTATTACCTTCCTGTGCCGCAGTGATATCTGCGAACAGTGGAGAGGTGAGCTCACCCTTTGCGCCCTTCACAGTAACTGAGTCGTCGTTCAGACGGATCTCAACACCGGCAGGGATATTAATAGGTTCTTTACCAACACGTGACATAACTTACCTCAAAATACCGTACAGATAACTTCGCCGCCAATTGATGCAGCACGAGCTTTCTTGTCGGTCATAATGCCCTGAGAAGTGCTCACTACTGCAACACCATAACCGGACTTCACACGCGGGATCTCATCGGAGCCGACATAAACACGGCGTCCAGATTTGGAAATGCGCTTAATCTCATGAATAATCGCTTTACCTTCGTCATCATAGCGCAGGGTCAGGCGCAGAAAACGGTGGCCCTTGTGGTTGTAGGCTTTCACAGCAGCGATATAGCCTTCTTCCTTCAGTACTTCAGCGATAGCCAGCAGAGCGTTACTCGCAGGCATCTCAACTTTTTCAATTCCAGCCGTCTGCGCGTTACGAATACGCGTCAACATGTCGGCAATACGGTCCATCATCATAGTTCTATACCCCTTACCAGCTCGACTTAACCATGCCAGGTATTTCACCGGCAAGGGCATGCTTACGCAGGCAGATACGGCAGATGCCGAGTTTACGGTAAACAGAGTGCGGACGACCGCACAACTGACAGCGTGTATAAGCGCGAACTTTGAATTTTGGTTTACGATTGCATTTGACAATCATTCTTGTTGAAGCCATGAGCTAACCCTCTTAAGTGCGGAACGGCATGCTGAACAGTTTCAGCAGGGCACGTCCCTCATCGTTCGTGTTCGCAGTGGTACAGATAGTGATATCCATGCCGCGAATCTTATCCACCTGATCATATTCAATTTCCGGGAAGATGATCTGCTCTTTCAGGCCCAGCGTGAAGTTACCGCGGCCATCAAATGATTTTGGTGAAACACCCTTAAAGTCGCGAATACGCGGCAGGGCAACATTAACCAGACGGTCCAAAAACTCCCACATCTGATCACCACGCAGTGTTACGCGGCAGCCAACAGCCATGCCATCGCGCAACTTGAAGTTCGCAATAGACTTGCGAGCACGAGTCACAACAGGCTTCTGACCGGTGATGGTGGTCATATCAGCCAACGCGCCATCAATAGCTTTAGAGTTCTGTGACGCTTCACCCACACCCATATTAACAACGATCTTGGTAATACCGGGGATCTGCATCGGGTTGCTGTAACTGAACTCTTCTTTCAGTGCAGGTGCAACCGTCTCTTTATAAAATTCCTTCAAACGAGCCATTGTCGAAACTCCTAGTTATCCAGCACTTCGCCACATTTGCGGCAGGTGCGGACTTTACGACCATCTTCAAGCAGCTTCGCGCCAAGACGGACACCAGATTTACATTTGGAGCAGTAGTACTGCACATTCGAGATGGCCATAGGGGCTTCTTTCTCGATGATGCCGCCAGCACTGGCCTGACTCTGGCGGGTATGACGTTTAATCATATTCACCTTAGTTACCAGTACACTGCTATCCTGCGGCATTACACGGATGACCTTACCACGCGCACCTTTGTCGCGACCGGCAACTACAACCACTTCATCATCTCTGCGAATTCGGGTTTTAACCAACGTTGTCATTATTCTTTCGCCTCTCTTTCCGCTTACAGCACTTCTGGTGCAAGTGAAACGATCTTCATGTAACCCTTGGCACGCAGTTCACGTGTTACAGGGCCAAAAATACGGGTGCCCATTGGCTCATTCTGCTTGGAGAGCAGAACTGCCGCATTTTCGTCAAAACGGATGGAGGAGCCGTCAGAACGACGGAACTCTTTGGCCGTACGCACAACCACTGCACGCTGAACCTCACCCTTCTTCACTTTACCACCTGGCATTGCTTCTTTCACAGCTACCACGATCACATCACCAACGCTGGCGTAGCGACGTTTAGAGCCACCCAGAACCTTGATGCATTTAACGCGCTTGGCGCCTGAGTTATCTGCAACCTGCAGTACGGTTTCATTCTGAATCATTGTAAAACCTCCGGATTACAGCTGCTCAGCACGTGTCAGAACTGCTTCCATTACCCAGCGCTTGCGGCGGGAGATTGGAGCAGATTCAATGATACGTACGGTATCACCTACATTGCAGGTGTTTTCAGCATCGTGAGCCATATATTTCTTGTGTGAACGAACCGTCTTACGGTAACGGGCATGCAGGAATTTACGCTCAACCTGCACCACCACGGTCTTCTCACCTTTATTACTAACTACTACCCCTTCCAGGGTGCGCTTGTTTGTTGTTGCCTCGGACATCTCTCTTTTACCCCTTAGCCGCGCTCAGCAAGAATAGTCTTGATACGTGCGATTTCGCGGCGTACCTGACCAACACGTGCGGTATTGTTCAGCTGCATCGTGGCCCTCTGGAAACGGAGCTTCATGTGCTCTGCCGCCAGTTCATCCATGCGCTCTTTCAGATCGACATCTTTCATGCCACGCAGATCTTTTGCTTTCTTGATATCACTCATCGTCCTACTCCACGCACGACAATCTTAGTACGGATTGGAAGTTTGGCAGCCGCACGCTGAAGTGCGCCATAAGCCATCTCTTCATCAATACCGTCCATCTCATACAGGATACGGCCAGCTTTAACTGCGGCAACCCAGTACTCAGGTGAACCCTTACCTTTACCCATTCGAACTTCAGCAGGTTTCTTGGAAACCGGAAGATCGGGGAAGATGCGAATCCATACGCGCCCCTGACGTTTAACGTGACGGTTAATGGTAATACGCGCCGCTTCAATCTGACGGGCACTAATACGACCAGGTTCCATCGCTTTCAGGCCATACTGACCAAAGTTCAGGCTTGCGCCACGCGGGCTTTTACCGCGAATGCGCTGCAGCTCTTTATGGTGCTTGCGCCAGCGAATTTTCTTAGGTTGCAACATCGTTACTAATCCTCTTCAACTCAATCTTTATGCGTTGTCAGCGGCGGTGTCGCCTAGCTTCAAACCATGGAATACCCAAACCTTAATACCAACAACACCGTAGGTGGTGTGCGCTTCGGCAAAGCCGTAGTCCACATCAGCACGCAGGGTGTGCAGCGGTACGCGACCTTCGCGGTACCATTCAGTACGAGCAATTTCAGCACCACCAAGACGACCGGCGCAGTTAATACGAACACCTTTAGCACCCATACGCAGTGCGCTCTGAACCGCACGCTTCATGGCACGACGGAAAGCCACACGACGCTCAAGCTGGAAAGCGATATTCTCTGCTATCAGCTGTGCTTCTGCTTCAGGGCGACGAACCTCTACGATGAATACCTGAACTTC is a genomic window containing:
- the secY gene encoding preprotein translocase subunit SecY encodes the protein MAQAGAMGGFGNIGKIPELKARILFTLAMLIVYRVGAHIPVPGIDAAVLAQFFSQAQGSLLGMFDMFSGGALSRLTIFALGIMPYISAAIIIQLMTVVSPKLEQLKKEGESGRRKITEYTRYFTLVLATFQGIGISIGLEQFSVGGMGVVIEPGLAFRAMTVITLVTGTMFLMWLGEQITERGIGNGISLIIFAGIAAGLPSAIGGTLELARTGEYTAFTVLALFAMTLLVTGLVVWFERAQRRIPIQYAKRQVGNRLYGGKSSFLPLKVNTAGVIPPIFASSLILLPATFAQFTKGTPGFEWLTDISAILSPGAWLYMLLFTGLIVFFCFFYTAIVFNPKDTADNLKKNGGFIPGIRPGQKTAEYVDAVLTRITVVGAAYVSMVCLLPQWLISELSVPFYFGGTSLLIVVVVTMDTMGQIQSHLMSHQYEGLMKKARLKTGK
- the rplO gene encoding 50S ribosomal protein L15, translating into MKLNELKATDGARKDRKRKGQGIASGNGKTGGRGHKGQKSRSGGKVARGFEGGQMPLIRRVPKRGFTARIDNDFQVINLGQLNAFDDGAAVDAAALFDAGLVRSAVGPIKLLATGELTKKLTVSVTAASAQATAKVTAAGGTLNLAKAEA
- the rpmD gene encoding 50S ribosomal protein L30 — encoded protein: MAKKETIRIRQFKSGIGYSKAQRATLVGLGFRRMNQVVELEDTPSVRGMVNKVRHLVRIESGE
- the rpsE gene encoding 30S ribosomal protein S5; amino-acid sequence: MINVDELDLNEKLITINRIAKTTSGGRRMSFSALMVVGDGNGHIGFGHAKAKEVPEAIRKATDIAKKSIIFVPRREGTIHYKVIGVQDASRVMLKPASEGTGVIAGSAVRAVLDAVGIKDILTKSLGSRNALNTVRATFNGLKELESPEQIATRRGKSA
- the rplR gene encoding 50S ribosomal protein L18; this translates as MSVKRYESNGAVRRARKVRARVKAGGRLRLSIFRSARHIYAQVIDDASGTTLATASSLDAAVKSGGNKTGAEEVGKLIAERAVKAGISEVAFDRGRFSYHGRVQALAEGARAGGLKF
- the rplF gene encoding 50S ribosomal protein L6; its protein translation is MSRVGKEPINIPAGVEIRLNDDSVTVKGAKGELTSPLFADITAAQEGNTLTISCADLETKKTKSFFGLARMLIANNITGVTKGFEKKLELRGVGYRAQSQGKSLNLSLGFSHPVIYALPDGVDAAVEASIITVSGIDKQKVGQVAAEIRAYRPPEPYKGKGVRYVGEHVAMKEGKKA
- the rpsH gene encoding 30S ribosomal protein S8, producing the protein MMMDRIADMLTRIRNAQTAGIEKVEMPASNALLAIAEVLKEEGYIAAVKAYNHKGHRFLRLTLRYDDEGKAIIHEIKRISKSGRRVYVGSDEIPRVKSGYGVAVVSTSQGIMTDKKARAASIGGEVICTVF
- a CDS encoding type Z 30S ribosomal protein S14, whose protein sequence is MASTRMIVKCNRKPKFKVRAYTRCQLCGRPHSVYRKLGICRICLRKHALAGEIPGMVKSSW
- the rplE gene encoding 50S ribosomal protein L5, which produces MARLKEFYKETVAPALKEEFSYSNPMQIPGITKIVVNMGVGEASQNSKAIDGALADMTTITGQKPVVTRARKSIANFKLRDGMAVGCRVTLRGDQMWEFLDRLVNVALPRIRDFKGVSPKSFDGRGNFTLGLKEQIIFPEIEYDQVDKIRGMDITICTTANTNDEGRALLKLFSMPFRT
- the rplX gene encoding 50S ribosomal protein L24, producing MTTLVKTRIRRDDEVVVVAGRDKGARGKVIRVMPQDSSVLVTKVNMIKRHTRQSQASAGGIIEKEAPMAISNVQYYCSKCKSGVRLGAKLLEDGRKVRTCRKCGEVLDN
- the rplN gene encoding 50S ribosomal protein L14, producing the protein MIQNETVLQVADNSGAKRVKCIKVLGGSKRRYASVGDVIVVAVKEAMPGGKVKKGEVQRAVVVRTAKEFRRSDGSSIRFDENAAVLLSKQNEPMGTRIFGPVTRELRAKGYMKIVSLAPEVL
- the rpsQ gene encoding 30S ribosomal protein S17 → MSEATTNKRTLEGVVVSNKGEKTVVVQVERKFLHARYRKTVRSHKKYMAHDAENTCNVGDTVRIIESAPISRRKRWVMEAVLTRAEQL
- the rpmC gene encoding 50S ribosomal protein L29 encodes the protein MSDIKKAKDLRGMKDVDLKERMDELAAEHMKLRFQRATMQLNNTARVGQVRREIARIKTILAERG
- the rplP gene encoding 50S ribosomal protein L16 codes for the protein MLQPKKIRWRKHHKELQRIRGKSPRGASLNFGQYGLKAMEPGRISARQIEAARITINRHVKRQGRVWIRIFPDLPVSKKPAEVRMGKGKGSPEYWVAAVKAGRILYEMDGIDEEMAYGALQRAAAKLPIRTKIVVRGVGR
- the rpsC gene encoding 30S ribosomal protein S3 — translated: MGQKVNPIGFRLGTIRNWESIWYANDKNFGNNLREDIKLRRHVKARLKHAGVSRIIIERPADKIKVTVHTSRPGVVIGKKGAEIDAVRNELVKTFGQEVQVFIVEVRRPEAEAQLIAENIAFQLERRVAFRRAMKRAVQSALRMGAKGVRINCAGRLGGAEIARTEWYREGRVPLHTLRADVDYGFAEAHTTYGVVGIKVWVFHGLKLGDTAADNA